In Lathyrus oleraceus cultivar Zhongwan6 chromosome 2, CAAS_Psat_ZW6_1.0, whole genome shotgun sequence, the DNA window AAAGGTTTCATAAGGAATCGAGCAAGGGATACCTGGTgattttttttattctttcttgtttgtttcttgtgtttCCTAGGAAAAAAAGATGGAGAGTTGAAGTCCAAATTAAGAAGTATAAAAAGAATTACAAGTTGAGTCAAGAACTACCTTAGGGTAGATGTTTTCTGGTTCTTCAACTGTTTTGTTCTGAGGTTCATATGGTATTTGGTTATCAGGATGAGAGATGTCTTGATTTTtctcttctccttcttcttctttttctttttgttgttCTTATTCTCTCCCcatttcctttcctttttcttGGTGGGAAGGACCAACGGTCGAGGCAACAATTTCTTCATGGATTTAGGTTTTTAGGGAGTTCTTTTCTTCTTATTACTCACACTTGGCTTAGGATAAGCTCTAGGCACGATCCTCTAAAAGATGAGAGGTTCCTCCGTATCCTCTGAGCTTTCATTATAAACCAAAGTTTCGTTTGGTTTTGGAGTGGTAGTAGTCTAGAAAGTTTAAGCCAAATCAGATAGAGGAATTATCAACGACCATAAAGGGATTCAAAATAAGTGATATACTTGTGTCGAAGTAGTCTTCGACTTTTTCTTCTGTTGGGGTTTGGTAGTTATTGGAGAATTGGGGTCACATTTTTGATTCTGAAAAACAAACTATGTCAAAATTATTTTGGTTAGTAGAATAATTCAATGAAAAAAGATTTACCTTTTTCTTAGGCTCTTCATTTTTCTTAACTTCTCCAACGTCGAAAGGTACTTTGGCATTAGTATCAATTTGTGTTTCAGGTTCACCTGAAATTGAAACGTGAGAAAAGGAAAAATGTATGAGAAACTGAAATTGATAGTGAATATCTACCTTTTTATTCTGGAGGATCTGGGAGGGTGGAAAAGGAAATTGATAATCTTTTTTGGAAATTTTCTTCTGGAAAATGGACTTCAAAGTATTGTGCCCACCAGTTGTGATATTCGACCGTCATGTAGAAATAATGTTGATATTGGAAGGTAGAGAGTTCGAGGACTTGGTTACGAGCAAATATTGTGCAAGCTTTATAATCTTCGATGCTGAATTTTCTCTCGGACAAGCAAATGTCAGTGTCCCGAGTGTAGAAGGAGCATGGTAGTAGTTGTTTGAAGCTAAATTGCATGGCTACTAAGTTGGGTTGGTAGTCGATAAAGCCATAGCTAGGGTCCCAGTTTCGATTCTGGTTGATAGAAGCGTGGGAGTCAAAAGGCTGCCTAGACAAAATTCGACATGGCAGCGGCTAAGGGCGGCACGCTAGGAAATCTATTTCTGAACCAAGATGGGCCAACACATCGGTCCATGAAAGAAGCCATGGTCGAGACAAAAGTTTCCGACTTGACAAACAACTCTATATATTTCATAAATTTGATTTGTGAGGGGGGTTTTATAAGGAGTGGTTAAACCAAGCCTTGTGCCTTCGATGGCTCTGTAGCCAGTATGTTCTATCAAAGCCATGGACTTAGTTATTTGATGTTTTGGCTCAAATGCGGTGTTCATCCTGAGTTGGAGAAGCCATAAGAGACCAGAAAGCAAAAATGACTTATTAGTTTCAGGAAGATGTTTCAATTTGTAGGAAGCTTCCCCAAGTGATTGATAAAGGTTCGCCAAGAGGACTTTACTTAATGAGATCTTTCAAGCCTCATGAAGCTAAATAGATAAAGGTATAAATTTCTTAGCTATCTGTAAGGAACCGAAGCAGAAAATGTAGTAGGAAAGCCAAATGTTTAAAAAGGAAACATGTTCCTGGTCGAAGACTTTAGGGGTTTTCTTGTCGTGATTATCAATGATAAAATTCTTGAAACTAAATCGTTCGATGATGAACTCATTGGTTGTCTCTTAGGTTAGAGTAAAGTTTTCGCCTAGAGGGTTTAGTCCTGTGATGGCCGCCACATCGAATAAAGTTGGTGTTCACATGCCACAAGGGAATTGGAAAGTGATGGTTGAACCTTCCCAGAAAAAGATCGACGCTAACAACATAGATGGATTATATCTAGGGCCAATTCTAGAAACTTTGATCATGTACTAGGTACCTAATTCATGGCATTATTTTTTTCCCTTTGGGACTGAACTTTGTCGAGCCAAGCGAGATACTCTTTGATTTGTGTCGGAGGTGCAGATCAAAAGACACACATAAGTTTTTCCATAAAAGACAGGTCGAGAGTGCGTTCTTCGAACGCTAAAGGCATTGTAACTAGGTAACCTGAAAAAGAGTTCTTAACTTTCCCAAAACCCGACTTTGTAGTTGGGTAAGGCCCCAAGAATGCAAGGAGTTTTCCAGATAGAGAAAAAGGAATAAGTACGTGGTTTACCCAGTTGGAGATTTTTTCTTTTAACAATGGTGGTTCAGGTACGAAATCCACCCCTTCATCATTTTCTTCTGGAAAAATCGCGAATGCAAAAGGATTCTTACCACTATCAAACTTTGGAGTTGGAGTTTTGGCTGCGATTGTTGAAGATAATAATTTTTGTAAAGAGAAAGTGAAAGGTTTGTTTGCATAAGAGAGTTAAATAAGTGCgtgaatgaagaagatgaaaagaagagCCAAACTGAGTATTTATAATCTCAATTGTTGGTTAGAATCGGACACATGTCATACGCGTGGAGGTAGTGGAATGATTTCGTGTGTTACAAAGTGGAAGCATTAATGTGAGTGAAGGAATTAGTGAAGACGTGCACATTCATGTTCTCCTAGAAACTAGGAGTGATGATGAGATTCTGAGTAAATCTTATGGAAAATGACAAAGCGCAGTAAAGTGATAATGATGACGATGACATCAACGGTGAAGTTGAAACAATGTCGAAAATACACTAAAAACTGTCATTTTTCTCTTTTCTAATCTAAACCGAAACATGACATTTTTGGGGGCAATTTATTACCATGGATTTTTGACATAAATATTAATGGTAAATAAGACACAAAGCCATACCATGGTGAGTTGTGAAGTCGAACGTGGTTGATTGAGACCATAGGTTGAATTGGTGACATTGGTTTGTCGAAGGGTGATTTAACATTTCCGAGTTGAACACTAGTAAAAGGTCAAGGGGGATTTATGAAGTCTGGACTTAGTAAAAGTTCCAATATTTGGGTTGGTTGTTTTAATCAGTCGATGAGTCAGCCGTGGATAAGACCAGGTGGTTATTCAGAGACACGTGGAAGTCCGTCGAAGATAACGGTTGCGTGGAGGCGAAACGTGGCGCGATGTGTCTAGTTGACGGTTGTGGATAGTTATTTTTAGACTAGTATATAAGTAGACGTTTGCTTATGTTGTAGGGGTCCGCAATTGTACTAAAATTCCTCCAAACTCAAAGTATCTGCGTATTGAGAAACGAGTAAGGAAATATATATGTATGCATTCCTCATTTATAAATTCAAAGCATTTTACATTCAAGACATTACTTTATTCAAGTTATTTTCTGTAATTTTACCTTTAAATCTTCGCATTTCAATTTTAGTCATTTTATTTGCAAAGCTTCTACAGTTCGATTTCACTTAAGTTCAGATCATTATCTTTCAAACACTGCTCTTCGATTTTGACAGCAACATGTTAAAAAACTATAATTCACACAGATATGTTCCAGAATTTTTTCGAGTTTGATCTGTAAGTATTAATAGAAACTTGTTTTCTTTACCAAATTCACTAGTAAACACATAGTTCCTAACAAAGCTACCCTATAATGAAAATTCAAAGTAAAACACATCCCTAGAACACACAACGAAAAGAACCAACGAAAAGAATTAACACTTATGATTTGAACAATGAGCAATATAAAATCTAGTTAATTGAAGATCTTTGCTTGAATCGTTCATCTTCTTCAATCGCATTTTTTAATCATCTATCACATTCAAACGATATCTTCTTCTACTTCAATCATGTACCATACTGAAAATTGTACGATCCTATATTCGATTCTTTGCTAGTTTAACTGATAAATTATTTAATGTTTAGAtgtatataataataataataataataattattattatgtatataaattaaattaaatacaTTGCAAAAAAAAGTTTTATGAACATAATATATTTGACAGCTGATTCCAAAATCATTGTTTATAGTAGTGTGTTAGTACTTGTTTATAATCAAACAAAAACAGGATTACTTAATCATGTAGGAAGAAGACAAGAAAATATATCAATCACTCTCATGGGGTCTAATTGGCCCTCACTGTACCATATCTTGATTTCTGTATTATATCATGAGATGTCACTATTTTATATTATAACAAATCTATCTTGACGTCGGATTAATTTGCATTAGTTGCTTTCATAAAGTGTACAACAAGGGTGGCATAAACTCAGTGGTCCACTTCTTTAATTGAGGATCATTTCATGTTTAATCAAATGCATCATTAATTCGACAGAAGTAACTTTAACGTGATGCAAAATGTAACATGATTATACATGATTTTTTTAAAGCACATGGGTTACATTTGATTTTTGGCTTAAGATATTGATAGAGATGTATATGAGTTGGCTAAATATATATCAAGCTTTTGTGAAAATAACTTTATCGATTAGTCGTGTTATAAACATAGAACACAAATAAGATAAAATGGTAAATTGTTAAGTTTCACGTATCTTTGAGACTGTTACTGACACTCTCACAACTCACATAAACCTTAGTGGACTTCAAAAAGACTCACATATCTTAAATTCAAATGACCTAGATTTGACTATCCTATATTCAACTAAAGAAGATTTAGATGAATCTAAATTCGAGTGGCTATTATTCTCGGCTATCAACTTCAGACGAAAGAACAAGCAGATAAGTCTCATTGTATTCATCCTCATATGACAATCCGTAGCATAGAAAGTGGGAGAGGATTCATATCTTAAAATAGTTTAGATAAAATATTAGTAACGATGTAACACAAGTGTTATGAAATATTAGTAACAGTAAAGGTGCAAATATATTACGGTAAATAACGTGCAAATTCCTGTCATCTATTTGATTTTCCAAAGGAAAACTTCACCTAACTTTGAGTACAAGTAAACCAAAGAAGTGGTCCCCCGGTTATACTCATGAATTCACTCGAAGTCAATGAAATATATAAGGTAAACGACATCAACATAATAAGCACTTTTGTCCACAAATATGGACGTGCCAACCAAATACATGAGGTATGACCTCAATGCACATACAAGGTCGGTCTTGTGCAAGTGCAGCATGTGCTGTAGCACAGGACctcaaattttaaatttttttttataaatattaataaaaattaacaaaaagttattaaaaaaaactcaataattgaaagaaatattatgataaaaattcaatacatacaaaaaatcaagattgatcaaaactcaaaataattataattaaatttatttttaattaatacataattatatttttgatatatttttttaattattataattgtattttaaaaaaaattgggCCCATTTTTATAATTAGAACGGGGCCTCCGATATAATTGGGTCGGCCCTGTGCACATACTCTATGATGAAAACTCtatgcatcatcatcatcatcatcatcaatcttCACTTCCACAACCAGGTGGTATTTATACAACTTCTCTAAAAATACAAATATAGCTGTTAGGTGGGAATTTTGACATCAGGTTGAAGGTGATAAACTAAGGAAAGAGAATGCTCTTTGGAGTTATCTATGATTTCGACACAAAACATTCATGATGTGAGGAAGTGTCGAAGTCTGCCTTCTGTAAGGGAAGACGAATGTGAAATTTAGGAATAATCCCAAGTTCGGAATATCACTTCGACGGAAGAGTTTGTTCGACGTATATTTGAATTTGAATGAAATAAGAGTAACCGTATTTCATTCCTATCCACTTTTGATAGAAAGGACGCGTTGAATGTTGTCCTGAATCGCAGACACGCCGAGTGTAACGTTTCAGTGCCTAAGAGAAGATCTGTTGGCGACAATTATTTCAATTTAGTATAAATAGGTGTCCTAGTGTTAGGATTAAGGGTGTTTCAATTGTTTGAACAATCAATCATATTTACTCAAAGTATCCAGTGTGTTGAGAAACGAGTATAATTGAGAATGTACATTTGATAACACCATTACCTTTATATCAATCaaagtttatttacatttttttgtTCAACAATTATCCTTTATTACCAGTCCTTTATTAAGCATTATTTTACACTTTACTTACATTTCCGCCATTTATCTTCTTAAAAAACACTTTAAGCAAACATTCCTCACTCAAGAGTATTGTCGAAGTGTTCATCTTTTATATACAATTTTAGAATAACaacacatgtcctaggatcaatctggTCGATCCTGTGAGCAAACAAAATTTATGTAATTTGGAAGACCAACGcttgtttaccaattttcacggtaaacaaatTGATGCATGGAATGTTGTCCTGAATCGCAGACACGCCGAGTGTAACGTGTCAGTGCCTAGGAGAAGATTCGTTGGCGACGGTTATTTCAATTTAGTATAAATAGGTGTCCTATTGTTAGAATTAGGGGTGTTCCAATTATTGTACAATCAATCATATTTACTCAAAGTATCCAGCGTGTTGAGAAACGAGTACAATTGAGAATGTACGTTTGATAACACCATTATCTTTATATCAATTAAAGCTTATTTACACTTTTTTGTTCAACAATTATCCTCTATTACCAGTCCTTTATTAAATATTGTTTTACACTTTATTTACATTTCCGCCATTTATCTTCTTAAAAAACACTTTAAGCAAACATTCCTCACTCAAGAGTATTGTCGAAGTGTTCatcttttatatatatttttagaATAATAGCACATGTCCGCCATTTATCTTCTTAAAAAACACTTTAAGCAAACATTCCTCACTCAAGAATATTGTCGAAGTGTTCATCTTTTAATACAGTTTTAGAATAatagcacatgtcctaggatcaatctggTCGATCCTGTGAGCAACCAAAGTTTCTGTAATTTGGAAAACCAGCGGTTGTTTACAAATTTCAGGGTAAACTAATTGGCACGCCCACTGGGGCTTGTGCTAGTATGTTCTGAAAATATTTATTCGTTCTTCATTTTTTTAATATCTCTTTGCATAACTCCGTTGCATGTTATTGAGAAGTGGTAAAGTAATCACAACCAACAAAGATATACCAAGGAGAAGGTACACGAGGAGAATGGAAAATCCACAAAATAATAAAATCCTCAAGATAATAATGGAGAACCACCCCCTACTTCAGCACCAGGGGGAAGTACGATTACGGCGTCTGCTACGAAACTGATACCATCCACGACGAATTCGACGCCTGTGCGGTCGAGGGCCCATAGTGGGCCTGTTATGTCTTATGTGGGGCCACAAGTCCCACCAGCAATTCCTTTAAGAACACAAAGGACCCCCCCTCCAAGGGAAAATCAATTTTTTAGGCCTTATGTGAGTGGCTTTTCGATGCCAGCGAATAGTCGCGAACAACCCTTTTGCATGCCAACTACGATGATGGCGAATTTACATAGTTCGACATCGACATATGCCGACCCACTAGTGAATGAATCTTCACCATTACAGGGATCAGGGTCTGGTGTAAACAATTTGGGTCGAAACCAACCTTTAGGGATGAGCCTTCATACCCAGATGTCCAATGTGACCAATAATTCCGCAGCGGTATTGAGGCACCAAATGGACGAGAGTAACCATGAAATGGTCCAGATGCTGGCCCAAACAATGGGTACAATATTCAACCCATTGATCCAAGATACTACCCATTTGAACCAATAAATGGCAGCACAAATTACGCACATTGCATATTTCTTTGGTGTCCCACAACCTCTTCGACACCCTCAGAGGGGATGGACAAGAGAAAACCAAGAAGTAGCCATCGAGGATGACTTTACCATTAACCAGGTTCCACGAAATGCACCACAAGCGAACATGGTAAATCAGGGGACATGAGCGGAACCACCTAGGATCGAAGCCCCTAGGGTTGAATAACAAATCTCAAGGGAACGAGAGCCAAGGGTAGTAATGGTAAATAGGCACCAAGATGCAGATGGACTTGTACAACGAATTCGACGTGATGATATGGCAACAAATAATAATAATCTAGAAGCCATGGTCAAAAGAATTATGGCACATAATGGGGTATATGTTGGCCTCTACAGGCCAAATTATACATCACCTTTATCTAAGTATGTTCTGCAGTCAGAATTACCCTCTAGGTGGAAGGTCCCTAAGCTTACCATGTTTTCTGGGGATACTAGTGTGTCCACTGTAGAACATGTGGCCAGATACTTCATAGAGGCAGGGGAAATTGCAAACAATGAGAGTCTTAGGATGGAATATTTCCCAAGTTCCCTTAAGAAGAACGCATTTACGTGATTCCCCGGGACAATCGAAGATAAGTATGGAAGAATTGACTAGTATCAAATAAAAGTTTACTGAGTCAATAGATGATTACCTGAACAGGTTTCATCTGCTTAAGGCAAGATGTTTTACGCAAGTTCCTGAgcatgagttggtcgaaatggaTGTTGGTGACCTTGAATATTCTATTAGGAAGAAGTTAGATACCCAATACCTGAAAGATATGGCCCAATTGGCTGATAGAGTTTGACATGTGGAACGTTTGAAGGCTAAGAAAGCCAGAGCAAACAAAAACAATATGAAGGATAGAATAGCATATGTCGAATTAGGTAACGACGAACCTGAAATGTTTGGGGAACATGTAGATTTCGATGAATGTGAGATCGACCTTGCTAAACTAAAGCAAGGACCACCTTATTCCTGCAAAGTACTAACTCCATCAAGTGGGAAGGATCCAGTCGAACCAGATAAGGATATTAGGTTCCCTAAGAAGACTTATACCTTCGATCTCACTAAATGTGACGAAATATTCGATTTACTTATCAAAGATGGCCATATGATAGTGTCTCATGGCGCTAAAATTCCCCCTCTAGAACAAATAAAAAAGAGGGGtttttgtaagtatcataattTTTTGGGCCATAAAACCTcacaatgttttcttttcagggacTTTGTGCAAAGTGCTATAAGGGACGTAAGGCTCCAATTTTGGGACAAATCAAAGGCTCTAATGAGGATCGATGCTAACCCTCTTCAGATCACTGATACCCATTACACTTAACCATCCATGGTCAACATGGTGGAAATATCTGAAGAATCCGGGGAGAAGGCTGACATGGTCGAAGTTTCTGATGACTTTAAACAGGAAGCTGCTAAAGGGGTCACTGAGGATCCCCATCAAATGTTCCCAACAAAAACTGTTGAGGGTTTCGTCAGAGAGGTCACTAAGAATTTCAATAAGGGGACCGTTGTCAGTTTCACAACAAATGGGACCACTAAAGGTTTCATACACATAGACATGACTGAGGCCACTAAGGGCCTCAGAGTTAAGATGCAAGAGTTAAACATTATGGAGGATGTCAACATGGGAATTAACATGGTCGAATTGACCCAGAAAACCGCTGAAATGGAGGTAGATGAAGAAAGCCTCCGACAGGAAGAATACAACAAAATGGCATACCCCAAATAGGAGGAAGGCCTGGTCGTATTCCTTCATTGGTGCCAGAGGAAAAGGTCAAAAGTGATGTTGTACCCAAGGTGCAGTTCGGTTTTCGATAGGAAAACTACGAAGAACctcggggggggggggggggggggggttgacTGGCCAAGAAAGGGAGAAATTAGAGGGACCCCAGAAGTAGCCAAGCATCCGACGACAAATGGGATCCCAGAAGGGGAAACCAAAAGGGCCTACCTCTTCAGGCGAACATGCCTTCGACCTATAGTCCTACTGCTAAATCCCCTAAGGGTACTTGGACGAAACCAGCCGGTGGGAGAGGACAAGGccataaaaaatggaaaaatttcaATGTCAAAAGAGGGTCCTCAATAGCCTACAGAAAAGAGTTTCAGGCGTCAAAACAAGTGTCCTATCATTCCGATAATTACAAAGGAAAAAGCCCAATGTCTCGATCCCAGTGGAGAAGGCAACAACGACAAAGAAAATCTGAAAGAGAAGCTGTAGAGAAGACGAAGCCTAAATCCAATAGCAACATGTTTTTGAATTCGGAGAGGAAAAAGGAAAGGAAGTCGGTCGAGAGGAAGGTGTTTTCTCCTCAAGAGAAGGTTCCTGCGATAAAGTCTGATCATGACGAAGACATGATGACAAACAAATTCGATTCTGATTTGGACACTTCTTTGGATATTGCGTGTAATGTGGTATCTGTCCTTCCCAGAGAATATAACCAAGTCATGGAGGTCGAGGAGCCAGAAGATATGGTTGAAATGGAGATGGCGAGACACAAGCCTGTGTGTTATTACATCATGAACAATGGTTGTATGGAAGAGCAAAATGATTTCTTCGAAAGGCAAGACGAGTCTATGAAAAGCCATCTAAAACCTCTGTTTATCAGAGAAAAAGTAGGAAATGTGAGGGTAAATAAGATCCTCGTTGATGGTGGGGAGACAGTGAACTTGATGCCGCATTTCATGCTAAAAAGGGTCGATAAGGATGACACCGACACAAAGCCCCACAACATGGTTCTCTCTAACTATGCAGGGAAAGTCGGAACTACCATGGGGGTGAAACAAGTTGACCGCACTGTCGGCACAATAACAAGGTCGACAATGTTCATGGTGATAGCATCAAAAGCCAACTATAATCTGTTGCTAGGTAGGGAATGAATTCATGGCATAAGTGCAGTCCCTTTTTCGATGCACCAGAGGGTCACCATCTGGTGAAGCGATGGAATCGTGGAAAATATAGAAGCAAAACAAAGCTATTTTATGGAT includes these proteins:
- the LOC127123437 gene encoding uncharacterized protein LOC127123437, which produces MVNRHQDADGLVQRIRRDDMATNNNNLEAMVKRIMAHNGVYVGLYRPNYTSPLSKYVLQSELPSRWKVPKLTMFSGDTSVSTVEHVARYFIEAGEIANNESLRMEYFPSSLKKNAFTFHLLKARCFTQVPEHELVEMDVGDLEYSIRKKLDTQYLKDMAQLADRV